From the Pungitius pungitius chromosome 6, fPunPun2.1, whole genome shotgun sequence genome, one window contains:
- the tead1a gene encoding transcriptional enhancer factor TEF-1a, with product MDRGSWSGSESPGDDMERLSDSGGDKTMDGDPEGVWSPDIEQSFQEALAIYPPCGRRKIILSDEGKMYGRNELIARYIKLRTGKTRTRKQVSSHIQVLARRKSREFQSKLKDQNAKEKALQSISSMSSAQIVSATAIHSKLLPGIVRSSFPSNAQLWQGMIPEGQSSSTTEDIKPFSQQAYPGQTAGTTTISAYEPPAAAQTHREPAWQGRSIGTTKLRLVEFSSFLETQRDQEAYNKHLFVNISQSSMNYSDPMLECVDIRQIYDKFPEKKGGLKELFGKGPQNAFYLIKFWADLSYNVQDDPAAFYGVSSQYESSENMTITCSTKVCSFGKQVVEKVETDYARFENGRFVYRISRSPMCEYMINFIHKLKHLPEKYMMNSVLENFTILLVVSNRDTQETLLCMACVFEVSNNEHGAQHHIYRLVKE from the exons ATGGATCGCGGGAGCTGGAGCGGCAGCGAGAGTCCAGGGGACGACATGGAGAGACTGAGTGACTCGGGCGGAGATAAGACCATGGACGGGGACCCCGAGGGGGTCTGGAGCCCCGACATCGAGCAGAGCTTCCAGGAGGCTCTGGCCATTTACCCGCCCTGTGGAAGGAGGAAGATTATACTGTCAGATGAAGGGAAGATGTATG GTCGGAATGAGCTGATAGCCAGATACATCAAGCTCCGGACGGGCAAGACGCGGACGAGGAAACAG GTATCCAGTCACATCCAGGTGTTAGCCAGAAGAAAATCCAGAGAGTTTCAATCCAAACTAAAG GACCAGAATGCCAAGGAGAAGGCCCTGCAGAGCATCTCGTCCATGTCCTCGGCCCAGATCGTCTCGGCCACCGCCATACACAGCAAGCTCCTGCCCGGAATAGTGCGGAGCAGCTTTCCCAGCAATGCACAG CTGTGGCAGGGAATGATTCCTGAAGGACAGTCCAGCTCCACCACAGAAGA CATCAAGCCGTTCTCTCAGCAAGCCTACCCTGGGCAGACAGCGGGGACCACCACAATCTCAG CCTACGAGCCTCCAGCGGCAGCCCAAACGCACAGAGAGCCGGCGTGGCAGGGTCGCTCCATCGGCACCACCAAACTACGACTGGTGGAGTTTTCATCTTTCCTGGAGACCCAGAGGGACCAGGAGGCA tACAACAAGCACCTGTTTGTGAACATCAGCCAGAGCAGCATGAACTACAGCGACCCCATGCTGGAGTGTGTGGACATCAGGCAGATCTACGACAAGTTTCCCGAGAAGAAGGGCGGCCTCAAGGAGCTGTTCGGCAAGGGCCCGCAAAACGCTTTCTACCTGATCAAGTTCTGG GCCGACCTCAGTTACAACGTGCAGGATGACCCGGCAGCCTTCTACGGTGTCAGCAGCCAATACGAGAGCTCGGAGAACATGACCATCACCTGCTCCACCAAGGTCTGCTCCTTCGGCAAGCAGGTGGTCGAGAAAGTGGAG ACGGATTACGCAAGGTTTGAAAACGGACGCTTCGTTTACAGAATCAGCCGCTCTCCGATGTGTGAATACATGATCAACTTCATCCACAAGCTCAAGCACCTGCCGGAGAAATACATGATGAACAGTGTGCTGGAGAACTTCACTATACTGCTG gtggtCAGCAACAGAGACACTCAGGAGACGTTGCTTTGTatggcgtgtgtgtttgaggtgtcCAACAATGAGCACGGAGCTCAGCACCACATCTATCGCCTCGTCAAGGAATAA